Part of the Arthrobacter gengyunqii genome is shown below.
CATTAGCAGTGAAGCCCATTCGGCCGCTCTGGCACGTCTCCAAAATTGCTCTGATAGCTTCCGCTGCCAGCCTGACAAGACTACCTATAAGGGCGGGTTAGAGCAAAACGCCGCAGGTCGGGACGGCTGTGCGCACCCGCTTGGTTAGGCCGCGCCGTCCCGGTGCAGGCGGCCCGTCAGCGCCTCCCACAGGAATTCGTAGGACATGGCGTGCATGCGGGCTGCCTGGCGGTTGTCGGATGCTCCGGCGTGCCCGCCTTCCAGTGCTTCATGGAACCAGACGTTCTCCACTCCCATGGCTTTCATCCGGGCTGCCATCTTTCGTGCCTGCACCGGGCCAACGCGGTCATCGCTGGTGGCCGTCCAAATCAGCGTGGGCGGATATTCGGCGTCCTCCTTGAGCAGGTGATACGGGGAGAACGTCTGCACGAATTCCCACTGCTTCGGATCGTCTGGATCACCGTACTCGGCAATCCAGGAGTACCCGGCGGACAGCTTGGTGTAGCGGCGCATGTCCAGCAGCGGCACCCCGCAGGACACTGCGCCGAACAGGTGCGGATACGTGGTGAGCATGTTGCCGACAAGCAGGCCGCCGTTGCTGCGTCCGGTGCAGCCCAGATGCGCCCGGGAGGTCACGCCGCGGTCGATCAGGTCCTGTGCTACCGCCGCGAAATCCTCGTAGGCGCGGTGCCGGTTCTCCTGCAGCGCCGCCCGGTGCCACTCGGGACCGTATTCACCGCCGCCGCGGATGTTTGCCAGGACGTACACGCCGCCGCGCTTTGCCCCGGTGCCGCGCTCCAGCCAGCCGCGGCCCACCACTCCGCTGTAAGCCGGGGTCAATGCCTGCTCGAAGCCGCCGTAACCGTTGAGCAGCGTGGGGTTGCCGCCGTCGAGCACCAGGCCCTTGGGACCAACCTGGAAGTAGGGCACCCGGGTGCCGTCAGCGGACACCGCAAAGTGCTGTTCCACAGTGCAGGAAGAAGCGTCAAAGAACGACGGCGACGTCTTCACCACCGCCGCCGGCTCGCCCCCCGTCTTCCCGCCGGCGGAGCTGCCAAGTGTTCCGCGGGAGAGCGTGGACGGCGTCAGGAAACCGGTGCTGATGAGCCAGTAATCGTTGCCGGCTTCTTCATCCTCGTCGTCCACGGCGTAGGCATCGACGCTGTGCAGGGGTGGACAGGCCTCCAGCTCGGATGCGGCCCAGCCGTTGGCCGGATCAAGCACCGAGATTTGGGAGGAGACGTCGCGCAACAGGTTCAGCAGCAGGTAGTCCCGGGTCCAGCTCCAGGACTGCAGGGAGGTGGCCGGGTCCGGCGTGAAAAGCGTCACCAGGTCCCGGCTGCCGGCCAGGAAGGCTTCGAGATCCGCTGCCAGCAGCGAGCCGGCGGCATGCACGGTGCCGTTCAGCTCCCAGTCCGTGCGGGGACGCAGCACGAGCCACTGCCGGTGCACATCCACGTTCACATCAAGCGGAACGTCCAGGCGCAGCCAGGCATCATCGCGGCGCAGGAACGTGGAGCTGTTGTAAAAGTCCACGATGTCCACCGCGAGGTCCCGTTCGAAACCGGGGGTCTGGTCGTGCACCACCACCGCCATCATGTGGTCTTCCGGCACCTCGAAATACGGAACGGCATCGGCGAGCTCCATCCCGCGGCGGAGGATCCGGCTGGTGCGCGGATACGAGGAGCTGGTCATGGAGCCGGTACCGAAATCGGTGCCGACGTACAGTTCATCCGGGCCGGCCCAGCTGATCCGATTCTTGGCCGCGGGGATGTCAAAACCCCCGGGGACGAAGGCACGGTCGACAACGTCGAACTCGCGGTAGCGGGCGGCGTCGCCTCCGTCGGGGGAGAGGACCACCAGCGCCCGCCGGTAGGGGCCGCCGTCGGTGGGCCGAAGGAACGCGGAACCGCCCCAGACCCACTCCATTTCTTCTGTGCGGCTAAGTTCGTCCACGTCCAGGAGAATTTCCCACTGCGGATTGTCGGTGGTGTAGCTCTCCCACGTGGTGCGGCGCCACAGCCCCTTGGGATGCTCGGCATCGCGCCAGAAGTTGTAGTAATGTTCGCCCCGCTTGGCCGCCATGGGTATGCGGTCGGTGGAGTCCAGCACTTCCAGCAGGCGCTTTTCGGTGTCCTCGAAGCCGGTTTCGGAGAGCAGGTCCTCGGTGACCTTGTTCTCCGCCCGCACCCAGTCCAGTTGTTTGTCGCCGTAGATGTCCTCCAGCCACAGGAACTCATCATCAGCAAACGGTCCGGCGGACTGGTCAGGAATCGAGGAAGTCATGTGCCCATCCTAGGGGCGTTGAGGAAAGAGGCGGCAGCGCCGGCTTCGTGCTGCGCGTGCACCTCGCCGTGTCGCTCTAGCGCGTTCCCAGGACGAAAAGAAGCCCTTCGCGGGCAAACCCGATCCAGTTGGCCCGGGTTGCATCGACGTCGCTTTCGGCGGGAATAACGACCCACTCACCCATCGTTCGTCTGCCCATCGTGACAGGTTCGGCAGCGCCGGCTGCGATGAGGGTGGCGGCCCTGTCCCGCGGAAGCTTCACGATGAGGGTGTCGCCGTGCCCCAGGAAGGCAACAATTGTTCCGTTGGTGCGCAGGCCCGGGCTGCGGAACATGGTGCCCACCGTTACGGGTCCG
Proteins encoded:
- a CDS encoding prolyl oligopeptidase family serine peptidase; the protein is MTSSIPDQSAGPFADDEFLWLEDIYGDKQLDWVRAENKVTEDLLSETGFEDTEKRLLEVLDSTDRIPMAAKRGEHYYNFWRDAEHPKGLWRRTTWESYTTDNPQWEILLDVDELSRTEEMEWVWGGSAFLRPTDGGPYRRALVVLSPDGGDAARYREFDVVDRAFVPGGFDIPAAKNRISWAGPDELYVGTDFGTGSMTSSSYPRTSRILRRGMELADAVPYFEVPEDHMMAVVVHDQTPGFERDLAVDIVDFYNSSTFLRRDDAWLRLDVPLDVNVDVHRQWLVLRPRTDWELNGTVHAAGSLLAADLEAFLAGSRDLVTLFTPDPATSLQSWSWTRDYLLLNLLRDVSSQISVLDPANGWAASELEACPPLHSVDAYAVDDEDEEAGNDYWLISTGFLTPSTLSRGTLGSSAGGKTGGEPAAVVKTSPSFFDASSCTVEQHFAVSADGTRVPYFQVGPKGLVLDGGNPTLLNGYGGFEQALTPAYSGVVGRGWLERGTGAKRGGVYVLANIRGGGEYGPEWHRAALQENRHRAYEDFAAVAQDLIDRGVTSRAHLGCTGRSNGGLLVGNMLTTYPHLFGAVSCGVPLLDMRRYTKLSAGYSWIAEYGDPDDPKQWEFVQTFSPYHLLKEDAEYPPTLIWTATSDDRVGPVQARKMAARMKAMGVENVWFHEALEGGHAGASDNRQAARMHAMSYEFLWEALTGRLHRDGAA